A genomic segment from Bufo bufo chromosome 8, aBufBuf1.1, whole genome shotgun sequence encodes:
- the TFE3 gene encoding transcription factor E3, whose amino-acid sequence MSHDIACETPKVHDSPQHTVYVLVGSSADSIQLLSLSPILPESGIVADIDEETALEPSEEQFYQLKSQPIPSSQTPSQSPQSSFQTPSTMSSRILLRQQLMRAQAQEQERREQEQKAAQIATPSTPAISVSTGGRPTAAQVPLEVLKVQTHLENPTKYHIQQSQRQQVKQYLSSTTMGAKMPLHTSAPTTATINPASAGASPQPEQNLLPTASSAPNSPLAMLNIGSNSEKEIDDVIDEIISLESSLNDEFMGFVERGNLPSTLPVSGNLLDMYCAPGMTTPGITVSNSCPADLPNIKNEYLEHDTKQMMKERQKKDNHNLIERRRRFNINDRIKELGTLIPKSSDPELRWNKGTILKASVEYIRKLQKDQQRVRELEGRQRKLEHLNQGLLLRIQELEMQAQIHGIRSFPPSTMSADVVPKVEPISEVVPGFDAQTARPLDPSTLDLGTLHFSDQLNDLVHEGLNYHLSLTGDSAFADILMDDVISPLGGDPLLSSVSPGASKTSSRHSSFSMEDDS is encoded by the exons ATGTCTCATGATATAGCGTGTGAGACCCCCAAAGTGCACGACAGCCCGCAGCACACAGTCTATGTCCTGGTGGGATCCAGCGCTGACAGCATCCAGCTGCTCAG TCTGAGCCCCATATTGCCCGAATCCGGCATCGTCGCCGACATTGACGAAGAGACCGCCCTAGAGCCGAGCGAGGAACAATTTTACCAGCTGAAGAGCCAGCCGATCCCTTCGAG TCAGACCCCATCGCAGTCCCCTCAGTCCTCTTTTCAGACCCCGAGCACAATGTCTTCGCGGATCCTGCTCCGGCAGCAGCTGATGAGGGCCCAGGCCCAGGAGCAGGAGAGACGAGAACAAGAGCAGAAAGCTGCCCAGATCGCCACGCCATCCACACCGGCCATCAGCGTTAGTACTGGTGGCCGACCCACCGCTGCGCAGGTGCCCTTGGAGGTCTTAAAG GTCCAGACCCATTTAGAAAATCCGACAAAGTATCACATCCAGCAGTCTCAGAGACAGCAGGTCAAACAGTACCTGTCCTCTACCACCATGGGGGCCAAGATGCCCTTACACACCTCTGCCCCAACTACCGCTACAATTAACCCTGCCTCTGCCGGAGCATCACCGCAGCCCGAACAGAACTTGCTCCCTACGGCCAGCAGCGCTCCTAACAGCCCCCTGGCAATGCTGAATATTGGCTCCAATTCTGAAAAGGAG ATTGATGATGTCATCGATGAGATCATAAGCCTGGAGTCCAGCCTCAATGACGAATTCATGGGATTCGTGGAAAGAGGGAATCTACCCAGCACA CTTCCTGTGTCCGGTAACCTCTTGGACATGTATTGTGCTCCTGGAATGACCACTCCTGGCATCACTGTGAGCAACTCCTGTCCGGCCGACCTGCCCAACATTAAGAATGAATACTTAG AGCACGACACGAAACAAATGATGAAGGAGCGGCAGAAAAAAGACAATCACAATTTAA TTGAACGTCGTCGAAGATTCAACATCAATGATAGAATCAAAGAACTGGGGACGCTCATCCCAAAATCCAGTGACCC GGAGCtgcgctggaacaaaggcaccatCTTGAAGGCCTCGGTAGAGTACATCCGGAAGCTGCAGAAAGACCAGCAGCGGGTGCGCGAGCTGGAGGGCAGGCAGCGTAAGCTGGAGCACCTGAACCAGGGCCTGCTGCTGCGTATACAG GAGCTGGAAATGCAGGCTCAGATACATGGCATTAGAAGCTTTCCGCCATCCACTATGTCAGCAGATGTTGTTCCCAAGGTAGAACCAATCTCCGAAGTGGTGCCCGGATTTGACGCCCAGACCGCGCGGCCCCTGGACCCCTCCACCCTGGATCTGGGCACGCTCCACTTCTCAGACCAGCTGAATGACTTAGTTCACGAGGGCCTGAATTATCACCTGAGCCTGACTGGGGACTCGGCCTTTGCAGACATTCTTATGGACGACGTGATCTCTCCGCTCGGAGGGGATCCTCTTCTCTCTTCTGTCTCTCCCGGAGCGtctaagaccagcagccgccacagCAGCTTCAGCATGGAGGACGACTCGTGA